Within the Opitutaceae bacterium TAV5 genome, the region GCGCTGGCCGGGAGCGGCCGGCGCCTGCGTATTGCGGCTGGCGGGGATTTACGGACCGCAACGTCATCACCTGCTGGGCCAGTTGCGCGAGGCGGCGGCGAGCGGCGCGGAGCTTTCCGGAGGAGCGGAAGATCACCTCAACCTGATTTATCGCGACGACGTTTGCGACGCGATCCGGGCGGCGGCGCTGGCGTCGGCGAAGACGCTGGCGGCGTCGGCCGGAGCGGAGGCGGGCGGCGCGGTTTTTAATATCGCCGACAACGCCGCGCCGACGCGCGCGGAGCTTTGCGCCTGGCTGGCGCAACGGCTCGGGTTGCCGGAACCGCGTTTCAGCGGGCAACCCGCCCCGGGCCGCCGTCGCCGCACGCCCGATCGTATCATCGTGAACGCCCTCGCGCGCCGCTCGCTTGGCTGGGAGCCGGCGCACCCGACCTTCCGCGAGGGCTACGAGGCGATTTTTGCGGAAGAGGCCCGTGAAACACACGAAAGGACACGAAAAGAATACCGGAAAGACACTTAGCCGGGAGAAGTGCCGGGCCAATATTCCGGAATTTTTACACAAAGGTCGCAAGGAACGCAAAGAACCTGTTTATCAAATTCTTGTGAATTTCTTTCCTTCGCGCTCTTTGCGACCTTTGTATAAGATTCCGATCCTCCGCGGTTCCATAGCGGTCTTTTTTTCGTGCCCTTTCGTGTGTTTCGTGGGCACGTTTCTCCTCCAGCGATGACCGGACGCATCCACATCAAGAATCTCGTTTTCCACGGGCACCACGGCGTGCTACCCGAAGAGCACACCCTCGGGCAGCGGTTCGAGCTCGATCTCGAACTTGTCCTCGACATCGCCGCCGCGGCGGCCGGCGATGACCTCACGCAGACGGTCAACTACGCCGAGGTCGTCGCCCGCTGCCGCGACATCGTGCAGGGCGAGCGGCACAAGCTTCTCGAAGCGCTGGCCCGCCGCATCCTCGTCAGGATCCTTGCGGATTTCCCGTTGCTGACCGAAGCCGGGATCGTGCTGCGCAAACCGTCGGCGCCGGTCGCCGCCATTTTCGATACCATTGCCCTGGAAACCCGCCTGAGCCGTGCCGACCTCGACCGCCTATCTGAGCCTCGGCAGTAACCTCGGGGACCGCCGCGGCTGGCTCGAGGAGGCGCTGCGGCTGCTCTCCCTGTCGTCGGGTATCCGGCTCGGGCGCGTCTCGCGCATCTACGAGACGACGCCGGTCGGCACCACCGGCCAGGGCGACTACCTGAACGCCGTGGCCGCCGTGGAAACGTCCCTGGCGCCGCATGCGTTGCTCGCCCGCTGTCAGGAGATCGAGGATGCGTGCGGACGTGTGCGCCAGGAGCGCTGGAGCGCGCGCACCCTCGATATCGACCTGCTCTGGCACGAGGCTTGTCCGCGCAGCGACGATCCGGTGCTCACGTTGCCGCATCCGCGCATGCTGGAGCGGGCTTTTGTCATGGTGCTGCTGGCGGAGCTGGCGCCGGACCGGGTGATCGAAGGTCGCACCGTGCGCGAACACGCCGCGCGTCTTGGCAGCGAAGGCGTGCGGGTGTGGGAAGGGTGAGCGAGGGAGCGGCGGCATTCCTGCCGCTGCTTTGCCGGACGGGTATCCGGATTGTAGAGAACATCGCGCTATGCGGTGCCGCCAGGACCATGATCCCTGTATTGCATACGGGAGCGAGACGCGTGGCGCCTCGTCGCAGCGGCAGGAAGGCCGCCGCTCCTGTCCGGCCTATGCCTTCCACACGCCGAGGGCGACGAGTTGTTTGGTGGCGGCGGCCGACCATCCGCGGTTGGCCGCGGGCGAGGCCGGCGAGGGGTGCAGGACGCGGCCGGTCCGGAACGTTTTCCCGGGCAGACGAGCGGCGGCAGCGACGAGTTTTTCCTCGGCATAACCGCCGACGCCGATCAGCCACTCGGGCTCCAGCGCTTCGATGACGCGCACGAGATGATCCAGGCAGGCGGCGTCGACCGGCGCGATTTCGGCGGCGGGAAGCTTGTCGGGCGTGAGGTTGGCGCCGGTCGCGCTCATCCAGACGAGCGGGCAGTAGTTGGCCACGAAATGGTCGCGGAAGAACGCCTTTGCCGTGCCGGATTTTTCGGCAAACAGGCCCCAGAGGCGGCGTCCGCTCACTTCGGACTTCGGGCAGGCGAAGCCTTCGACGGGGCGCTTCGGGTGTTCGGGCACGGGGTGGCCGACGGCGCCGGTGACGCCCATCCAGTCGCGCACGGCGGCGACTTCGCCAAAGGGCACGCCGGTCTGCGCCATGCCGAAGGGGCCGGGGTTCATGCCGAGAAAGAGCACGCGCTTGCGGCCGGCTCCGTAGCGGCGGAGGTAATCGGTGTGCGGAGCCCAGGCGTAGTCGAGCGGCAGATACGTGTGGGAGACCGGCGCGGAGAACGTGGCGCCGCGCAGCTGGCGGCGGAGCCGGTCGGCGGCCTCGACGAGAGGAGAAGAAGTGGCAGGCATGGCGGTTGTTTCTGGAGAGAAGACGGTGGCGGCGTCAAACCCGGGAAAAACGGGCAAGGCGACAAGGTGGATCGGTCCGGGGGGGGGAGGGGGGGTCAACGCGCCTCGAAGGTGCCGTCGGCGCGTCTTGCGATGACCCGCTTCAGCTCCAGCATCATGAGCGCGGCGGAGACCAGGTGGGCGGCGAGACCGGTTTGCGCGACCAGCGCATCCACACCCGGCATGGCGCCGCCGGCGAAACAGGCGAGGATGCGTTGTTCGTCGCCGGTGAGGTTGCCGGAGAAAAGGGACGGGGAGGGCGAGGCCGCGGGCGCGGAGGCGGGAGCGGGCGCGGAGCGGCCGGCTTCGTTTCCGTCTCCGTTGCCGCCGCGAGGATCGGGGGCGGCGGCCGGTTTTTCGGGGATCGGTTGCGGGCGGAGGCCGTCGAGGTAGTTGATTTCCGCGAGGATGTCGTCCACCGAGGTCAGCAAGGTGGCGCCGTCGCGGATGAGCTGGTGGCAGCCGGCGCTGCTGGCCTGGTCGATGCGGCCGGGCACGGCGAAGACGAGGCGGCCCTGTTCGCCGGCAAACCGGGCCGTGATCATCGAGCCGCCGCTGACATCGCTTTCCACCACGACAATGGCCGAGCACATGCCGGCGACGATGCGGTTGCGCATGGCAAACGACTGCCGGTCGGCGCGCCGCGTGAAGGGGAACTCCGAGCAGATGGCGCCGCCTTCGTTTTCGATGCGGCGGTACAGGTCGAGGTTTTCGGGCGGATAGATGATGTCGATGCCGGTGCCGAGGACGCCGACCGTCGCGCCGCCGGCGAGGAGCGCGCCTTCGTGCGCCGCCGAATCGATGCCGCGCGCGAGGCCGCTGACGACGCAGAAGCCGAGCCGGGCGAGTTCGCCGCCGAGTTTTCTGGCGACCGCCTGGCCGTAGAGCGTGGTGCGCCGGCTGCCGACGATGGCGACGGCGGGGCGGTCGAAGGCGTAACGGCCTTTCTGATACAGGCCGATCGGCGGGCTCGGGATCTCGCGAAGCAGGGCGGGGTAGCCCGGATCATCGTGCGGGATGAAGCGCACGCCGGACCGGGCCATCCAGGCCTCCTCGCGGGCGAGGTCGAAGAGCGCGCGCCAGCCGGCGATGTTGCCGCTGATTCTGGCGCCGACGCCCTTGACCTGTTCGAGCGCCCGCGGGCCGGCCTCGAAAAGGGCCCGCGGATCGCCGCCGAAGGCCTCGAGCAGGCGGTTGGTCGTGATCGGGCCGATATCGGGCAGCGCGTTGAGGATGAGGTACGCCTGCGTTGCGGTGAGGGAATCCGGCACGGGAGGGAGGGGGGCGTCCTAGATCACGGTGCCGCCCGGCACGGTCATGCCTTTGGGCACGACGAGCACGCCGTCGCGGATGATCACGCCATGGGCGTAGGTGCCGTCGCTCTTGCCGGCGGGATCGAGGACGACGTTGTCGCCGATGCGGGCGTTCTTGTCGATGATCGCATGGCGGATCTTGCAGCCGTAGCCGACGCCGAGATTGGGCAGGTTTTTGGCCTGGTTGACGCGGATGTCGTCCTCGCCCTCGTAGAAGTCGGCGCCCATCATGACCACGTTTTCCAGCACGGTGCCGCCGCGCACGAACGAGCGGATGCCGATGACGCAGCGGCGCAGCGTGGCGTCCTCCACGATGGAGCCGTCGCCGAAGACGACGTAGTCGAACGTGCAGCGGTTGACCTTGCTCGGCGGCAGGTAGCGGTCCTGCGTGTAGATGGGCGCGCCGGGGTCGAAGAAGTTGAAGGGCGGCAGCGGCTGGGCGAGCGCGAGGTTGGCGTCGAAAAACGCCTTCACGGTGCCGATGTCTTCCCAGTAACCTTCGAAAACGTGGGCGAAAAGCCGTTTTTTGCCGAGGAGGCCGGGGATGATCTCCTTGCCGAAATCGGTCATGGTGTTGGCGAGCGCTTCGGCGAGGACGCGGCGGTTGAACACGTAGATACCCATCGAGGCCAGGCAGTGTTTTTCGCCGGAGGGGGCGCGGAGGCGGGCCTCGACCGCCTCGCTGACGGTGAGGCTGTTGATGACGGCGGGGTCCTTGGGTTTTTCGGCAAACTGCTGGATGGAGAGGTCGTCGCCCACGCCCATGAGGCCGAGCCCCTCGACTTTCGAGACGGGGAAGGGGATGGCGGCGATGGTCACTTCGGCGGCGGTGGCGATGTGCTGCTGGATGATCTTGCGGAAATCCATCCGGTAGAGCTGGTCGCCGGAGAGGATGAGCACGAATTCATGCGGGAAGGCGCGGAAGTGTTGCAGGTTGCGCCGCACGGCATCGGCGGTGCCCTGGTACCAGTCGTTGGTCTTTTCGGTCTGCTCGGCCGAGAGGATATCGACAAAACCGCCGCCAAACGGGTCGAAGTGATACGTGTTTTGCACGTGCCGGTGCAGCGATGCGGTGTGGAACTGCGTGAGCAGGAAGATCCGGTTGATGTCGGAATTGAGGCAGTTGCTGATCGGGATGTCCACCAGGCGGTATTTGCCGGCGAGGGGGACGGCGGGTTTGCAACGCTCCATGGTCAGGGGGTAGAGACGGGTGCCGCGTCCGCCTCCCATTACGACTGCGAGGACATTTTTCTGGGTACTCATGATGATGTAGGGATGGGCCTAAAGCCTTGCGAAGGCTTTGCAGCGCTGCGTATTTTGCCAGCCAAAATCCATTAATTTTCTCATGTGTGGCATCGTCGGTTACGTCGGCAAACAACGCGCGGCATCCATCCTTCTCGAAGGACTCAAACGGCTCGAATACCGGGGTTATGACTCGGCCGGGCTCGCCGTGCTCCAGGCCGGCGGGCTCACCCTGATCAAGAAAACCGGCCGCGTCGCCAACCTCGTCCGGGCGATCGGGCAACAAAAGCTCGCCGGCACCACCGGCATCAGCCACACGCGCTGGGCCACCCACGGCGGCGTCACCGACGCCAACGCCCACCCCCACGTGAGCAGCGATGGCAAGATCGTGCTCGTCCACAACGGCGTCATCGAAAACTACGCCGCCATCAAAAAATTTCTCCTGACGAAGGGTTACACGTTTGCCTCCGAGACCGACACCGAGGTGCTGGGCAACCTCATCGCCTACCACTATGCGAAGGAGCCCGAACCGGCGCCCACCCCCGAAGGCGCGCCGGACGGCAGCCGCCTGCTCGAAAGCGTCCGCAGGACGCTGCTCCATGTCGAGGGCACCTACGGCATCGCCGTCCTGTGCGTGGACGCGCCGGGCGAGATGGTCGCCGCCCGCAAGGGCTCGCCGCTCATCCTCGGCGTGGGGGCGCCCGGCACGGACGAGTTTATCATCGCCAGCGATGTGTCGGCGCTGGTGAGCCGCACGCAGAACGTCGTTTACCTGAAGGACGGCGAACTCGTCCACGTGCGCCCCGGCGCGTACCCGGCCGGCTTCACGATCACCACGCTGGAGCTCGCCGACGTGTCGCCGGTGATCGACACCGTCACGTGGTCGGTGGACGAGGCCGAGATGGGCGCGCACGCGCACTTCATGGAAAAGGAGATTTTCGAGCAGCCCCAGGCGCTCGAGAACGCCATGCGCGGACGTTTTTCCGAGGACGGCAGCACGGCCAATTTCGGCGGACTCAACCTCACCGCCGCCGATTTCCGCGCCATCGACCGCTTCATGTTCTGCGCCTGCGGCACGGCGCTCCACGCCTGCATGGTGACGGAGCACCTCATCGAGCGTTTCGCGCGCATCCCGGTCGAGTGCGACTACGCTTCGGAATTCCGCTACCGCAACACCCCGCTCACGGCCGACACGCTGTTTTTCGTCGTCAGCCAGTCGGGCGAGACCATCGACACGCTCGCCGCCCTGCGAGAGGCCAAGCGCAAGGGGTACAAGGTGCTCGCGATCAGCAACGTCGTCGGCTCCACCATCGCCCGCGAGGCCGACGGCGGCATCTACCAGCATGCCGGCCCCGAGATCGGCGTGGCGTCCACGAAGGCGTTCACCTCGCAAATCCTCATCGGCGCCATGCTCGCGCTCTACGTCGCCCGCATGCGCGACATGAGTTTCAGCGACGGCGTCACCTACGTCAACGCGCTCAAGTCCGCGCCCGACCTCGTGCGCCGCGTCCTCGACACCGCGCCGCAGATCGAGGCCATCGCCAGACGTTACGCCACCGCCACCGACATGCTGTTCCTCGGCCGCCTGGCGCTTTTCCCCATCGCGCTCGAAGGCTCGCTCAAGCTGAAGGAGATTTCCTACATCCACGCCGAGGGTTATCCGGCTGCCGAGATGAAGCACGGCCCGATCGCGCTGATCAGCCCCGAGTGCCCGACTGTGTTTTTCGCACCGGCCGGCGAGCTGTTCAACAAGCTCGTCTCCTCGATGCAGGAGATCAAGGCGCGCAACGGACCGCTTATCGTCATCACCACCGAGGACGCCGAGTTGCCGGAAAACCTCGCCGATG harbors:
- the glgC gene encoding glucose-1-phosphate adenylyltransferase (catalyzes the formation of ADP-glucose and diphosphate from ATP and alpha-D-glucose 1-phosphate), giving the protein MSTQKNVLAVVMGGGRGTRLYPLTMERCKPAVPLAGKYRLVDIPISNCLNSDINRIFLLTQFHTASLHRHVQNTYHFDPFGGGFVDILSAEQTEKTNDWYQGTADAVRRNLQHFRAFPHEFVLILSGDQLYRMDFRKIIQQHIATAAEVTIAAIPFPVSKVEGLGLMGVGDDLSIQQFAEKPKDPAVINSLTVSEAVEARLRAPSGEKHCLASMGIYVFNRRVLAEALANTMTDFGKEIIPGLLGKKRLFAHVFEGYWEDIGTVKAFFDANLALAQPLPPFNFFDPGAPIYTQDRYLPPSKVNRCTFDYVVFGDGSIVEDATLRRCVIGIRSFVRGGTVLENVVMMGADFYEGEDDIRVNQAKNLPNLGVGYGCKIRHAIIDKNARIGDNVVLDPAGKSDGTYAHGVIIRDGVLVVPKGMTVPGGTVI
- a CDS encoding epimerase, which produces MRAKFANTTLVIFGAGYIGGHLAEQAIAEGARVTALTRNPERAARLRSLGATVVVADLADTAWHTAAGLRGNADLVVDCVSGGGSLAGYRRSYLDGMCSILAWARATGQAGRLVYTGSTSVYPQGDGARVDETMPTATGDDAAAGAGAGTDVASAVLLETEREALRWPGAAGACVLRLAGIYGPQRHHLLGQLREAAASGAELSGGAEDHLNLIYRDDVCDAIRAAALASAKTLAASAGAEAGGAVFNIADNAAPTRAELCAWLAQRLGLPEPRFSGQPAPGRRRRTPDRIIVNALARRSLGWEPAHPTFREGYEAIFAEEARETHERTRKEYRKDT
- a CDS encoding 2-amino-4-hydroxy-6-hydroxymethyldihydropteridine pyrophosphokinase; the protein is MPTSTAYLSLGSNLGDRRGWLEEALRLLSLSSGIRLGRVSRIYETTPVGTTGQGDYLNAVAAVETSLAPHALLARCQEIEDACGRVRQERWSARTLDIDLLWHEACPRSDDPVLTLPHPRMLERAFVMVLLAELAPDRVIEGRTVREHAARLGSEGVRVWEG
- a CDS encoding dienelactone hydrolase, producing the protein MTGRIHIKNLVFHGHHGVLPEEHTLGQRFELDLELVLDIAAAAAGDDLTQTVNYAEVVARCRDIVQGERHKLLEALARRILVRILADFPLLTEAGIVLRKPSAPVAAIFDTIALETRLSRADLDRLSEPRQ
- a CDS encoding single-stranded DNA-binding protein, coding for MPATSSPLVEAADRLRRQLRGATFSAPVSHTYLPLDYAWAPHTDYLRRYGAGRKRVLFLGMNPGPFGMAQTGVPFGEVAAVRDWMGVTGAVGHPVPEHPKRPVEGFACPKSEVSGRRLWGLFAEKSGTAKAFFRDHFVANYCPLVWMSATGANLTPDKLPAAEIAPVDAACLDHLVRVIEALEPEWLIGVGGYAEEKLVAAAARLPGKTFRTGRVLHPSPASPAANRGWSAAATKQLVALGVWKA
- a CDS encoding DNA processing protein DprA, whose protein sequence is MPDSLTATQAYLILNALPDIGPITTNRLLEAFGGDPRALFEAGPRALEQVKGVGARISGNIAGWRALFDLAREEAWMARSGVRFIPHDDPGYPALLREIPSPPIGLYQKGRYAFDRPAVAIVGSRRTTLYGQAVARKLGGELARLGFCVVSGLARGIDSAAHEGALLAGGATVGVLGTGIDIIYPPENLDLYRRIENEGGAICSEFPFTRRADRQSFAMRNRIVAGMCSAIVVVESDVSGGSMITARFAGEQGRLVFAVPGRIDQASSAGCHQLIRDGATLLTSVDDILAEINYLDGLRPQPIPEKPAAAPDPRGGNGDGNEAGRSAPAPASAPAASPSPSLFSGNLTGDEQRILACFAGGAMPGVDALVAQTGLAAHLVSAALMMLELKRVIARRADGTFEAR
- a CDS encoding glutamine amidotransferase, whose amino-acid sequence is MCGIVGYVGKQRAASILLEGLKRLEYRGYDSAGLAVLQAGGLTLIKKTGRVANLVRAIGQQKLAGTTGISHTRWATHGGVTDANAHPHVSSDGKIVLVHNGVIENYAAIKKFLLTKGYTFASETDTEVLGNLIAYHYAKEPEPAPTPEGAPDGSRLLESVRRTLLHVEGTYGIAVLCVDAPGEMVAARKGSPLILGVGAPGTDEFIIASDVSALVSRTQNVVYLKDGELVHVRPGAYPAGFTITTLELADVSPVIDTVTWSVDEAEMGAHAHFMEKEIFEQPQALENAMRGRFSEDGSTANFGGLNLTAADFRAIDRFMFCACGTALHACMVTEHLIERFARIPVECDYASEFRYRNTPLTADTLFFVVSQSGETIDTLAALREAKRKGYKVLAISNVVGSTIAREADGGIYQHAGPEIGVASTKAFTSQILIGAMLALYVARMRDMSFSDGVTYVNALKSAPDLVRRVLDTAPQIEAIARRYATATDMLFLGRLALFPIALEGSLKLKEISYIHAEGYPAAEMKHGPIALISPECPTVFFAPAGELFNKLVSSMQEIKARNGPLIVITTEDAELPENLADAVIRIPACHEAVLPIVATIPVQLLSYYIARERGCDVDKPRNLAKSVTVE